DNA from [Chlorobium] sp. 445:
CTATACCGTAAGGAATAAGTACGAGCTTTTCGGGGTGCGTACCGGTTCTAGCCCACCAGAGCATCATGTCAGGCGTAGTTGCAATCACCCGCACACATCGGCGAGCAGAGATGGCTGCGGCAATTTTGAGAACGGTCGTCATTGTCCAATCAAAAGGATTGCCTTGCTGAATGCGCTCATAGATGTTGCCGGGAACGCTGAGTACAATATTATGGTGATTAGACATAATACCGAATACAGCAGTGGAAAGGTATTCAGGAGCTTGAATTACATCTATGTTGGGAATAGTACGGATGATCCGCCATCCAACCCAAACCAACAAGAGATGTCCAATGGCATTGCGATAGAACCACGTTGGTATCTGCATGCGGTGTAATATAACCCCATCTGGAGGACTAACTTCTGATGTATATGGGGCAACAATATGAACCTCTTGCCCTTGCTCAATAAGGTGGGAAGCCCAATCCCACACAATATCACTCAGCCCAGAAGCACCGGGCTTGTCTCGTTCAAAAACGTAATCAAACAGAACTATCTTGAGTGGCCGTTCCTGTCTCTGTTTTGACTGTTGGATCATCTCCGCACCTCCGTATACACTTGCCGCATCGCTGCTATCACCCTCTCCGGTGCGAACTGCTGCGCCCGCGCTAGCCCAGCCCCCCGCAACACCGCAGCGTAGGCGGGATCATCCAAGATCGCCCGCATGGCGCGTGCAATGTCTGCCGGATCCGCCGGATCACCCAGCACACCTGCACCGCCCAGCACCTCTGGC
Protein-coding regions in this window:
- a CDS encoding glycosyl transferase family 1, which gives rise to PEVLGGAGVLGDPADPADIARAMRAILDDPAYAAVLRGAGLARAQQFAPERVIAAMRQVYTEVRR